The following are from one region of the Oceanispirochaeta sp. genome:
- a CDS encoding flagellin encodes MIINHNISAMTANRNLGIANTNTASNMGKLSSGMRINKAGDDASGLAVSEKMRSQIRGLNQASRNASDGISFIQTSEGYLQESTDIIQRVRELAVQASNGIYTAEDRMQIQVEVSQLVDELDRVASHAQFNGMNMLTGRFASDNGFNTVTSSMWFHIGANMDQREQVYIGTMTAEALGLRGLGSGEIMSISTPEQSNRNIGVLDSALKTVNKQRADLGAYQNRLEMAIKGIDIGAENLQAAESRIRDLDMAKETVDFTKNQILTQASNAMLAQANQRSQAVLQLLQ; translated from the coding sequence ATGATAATTAATCACAACATCAGTGCAATGACTGCGAACAGAAACCTCGGAATCGCCAATACGAATACGGCGTCAAACATGGGGAAACTGTCCTCGGGTATGCGAATCAACAAGGCTGGTGATGATGCTTCCGGTCTGGCAGTATCCGAGAAAATGAGATCTCAGATTCGTGGTTTGAACCAGGCTTCCCGCAACGCATCTGATGGCATCTCATTCATCCAGACTTCTGAAGGCTATCTTCAGGAGTCGACTGACATTATCCAGAGAGTCAGAGAACTGGCTGTCCAGGCTTCAAACGGTATCTACACTGCAGAAGACAGAATGCAGATACAAGTGGAAGTCTCCCAGCTGGTGGACGAATTGGACAGAGTTGCATCACATGCTCAGTTTAATGGAATGAACATGCTGACCGGACGTTTTGCTTCTGATAACGGTTTTAATACTGTTACCTCTTCTATGTGGTTTCATATTGGAGCCAATATGGATCAGAGAGAACAGGTTTATATTGGAACCATGACTGCAGAAGCACTTGGATTACGCGGACTCGGTAGCGGTGAAATTATGTCCATTTCTACTCCTGAACAGTCAAACAGAAACATCGGTGTACTGGACTCAGCTCTTAAAACTGTAAACAAACAAAGAGCTGACCTGGGCGCTTACCAGAACAGACTGGAAATGGCAATCAAGGGAATCGATATCGGCGCAGAGAACCTGCAGGCCGCTGAATCCCGGATAAGAGACCTGGACATGGCAAAAGAAACTGTTGATTTCACAAAAAACCAGATTTTAACCCAGGCTAGCAATGCAATGCTTGCCCAGGCAAATCAGAGATCACAGGCTGTCTTGCAGCTTCTCCAATAG
- a CDS encoding PilZN3 domain-containing protein has product MAIVTNQIITDLYNKFRSIEVTFNKDVSKTTGLQPKKVFLKLKEGPCPCILYATSLESARIIVSLPQILLQEIIKNETNLSLRLSFLKDDLPKPEELNFFIQGRLSNFTKYSETQSDLFFCTIKYFTKPPDNLIEILGFLLEANVNASKRKEERLLITVENMKRMDLGSKNCMIIVDNIPRKGILRDLSFSGTKIIIHGNAKFLLNKTAEIKILNKKGETLSIVGRILRFEEVQGRRDLAAIILHFTLEALPLAYKVLINNFLLNR; this is encoded by the coding sequence ATGGCTATTGTAACAAACCAGATAATTACTGATCTATATAATAAATTCCGCAGTATTGAAGTAACCTTTAATAAGGACGTGAGTAAAACCACGGGTCTCCAACCCAAGAAGGTTTTTCTTAAACTCAAAGAGGGTCCCTGTCCCTGCATTCTTTATGCGACCAGTCTGGAATCAGCCAGAATCATTGTGTCCCTGCCCCAAATCTTACTCCAGGAGATTATCAAGAATGAAACCAACCTTTCTCTCAGGCTCTCATTCTTAAAGGATGATCTGCCCAAACCGGAAGAATTGAATTTTTTCATTCAGGGTCGCTTGTCAAATTTTACAAAATACTCAGAGACTCAGTCAGACCTTTTCTTTTGCACCATAAAATACTTTACAAAGCCACCGGATAACCTCATCGAAATTCTGGGTTTCCTACTGGAAGCCAACGTAAATGCCTCCAAAAGAAAAGAAGAGCGACTTCTCATTACTGTTGAGAACATGAAAAGAATGGATCTCGGATCTAAAAACTGCATGATCATTGTTGATAACATACCCAGAAAGGGGATTTTAAGAGATCTTTCATTTTCCGGTACCAAGATCATCATCCATGGTAATGCAAAGTTTTTACTGAATAAAACTGCAGAAATTAAAATTTTAAACAAGAAAGGTGAGACCTTAAGCATCGTTGGTCGAATACTCCGCTTTGAAGAAGTTCAAGGAAGAAGGGATTTGGCTGCCATTATCCTTCATTTTACTTTAGAAGCTTTGCCTTTAGCCTATAAAGTGTTGATTAATAACTTCCTTCTTAACCGTTAA
- a CDS encoding tetratricopeptide repeat protein, whose amino-acid sequence MKNNKLNQIIYISVPEDISHKIGSMDLDPKVLLPIEIPEGMNPSDWKAENLSWEMIISGMLKILAYDPDNEDLPYFRIFIKSTRPEITAELTQSAIIKAQSSDYELAEEIFLALIGLDPQDLRSRLNLVLLYENKLNNMKEKTSSSFNDLKLKVETMYSELLGEAEDLPDIYFNASWFFYNRQDFKRSYELAFSYLSMGDDEKKRSEAEKLMRECSELKDTDELYREAYSLVSEDRNQEGLDLIKHFLDENSQVWNAWFLKGWALRKMSQFEEGFQCFLRAAELKGPQTEILNELAICTLELGEYDKSRQYLQEALALNSEDLKIISNMGILCLKENKKEEASAFFRTVLALDPEDPIATEYLEFIENKSNNP is encoded by the coding sequence ATGAAAAATAATAAACTCAATCAAATTATCTACATATCCGTTCCTGAAGATATAAGCCATAAAATTGGATCCATGGATCTTGATCCCAAAGTACTGCTCCCCATTGAAATCCCCGAAGGAATGAACCCTTCTGACTGGAAGGCAGAAAATTTAAGCTGGGAAATGATCATTTCAGGAATGCTTAAAATATTGGCCTATGACCCGGATAACGAGGATCTCCCCTACTTCCGAATTTTCATAAAATCAACACGCCCGGAAATCACTGCGGAACTGACCCAATCTGCAATAATAAAGGCCCAAAGCTCTGACTATGAACTGGCAGAGGAAATATTCCTGGCCCTCATCGGCTTAGATCCTCAGGATCTGCGCAGCAGGCTTAATCTTGTTCTTCTTTATGAAAACAAACTGAATAATATGAAAGAGAAAACATCATCATCCTTCAATGATCTCAAACTTAAAGTGGAGACTATGTATTCAGAGCTTCTTGGAGAGGCAGAGGATCTACCGGATATATATTTTAATGCCTCCTGGTTTTTCTATAACAGGCAGGACTTCAAACGCAGTTATGAACTTGCATTCAGCTATCTCAGCATGGGAGATGACGAAAAGAAACGCAGTGAGGCTGAAAAACTGATGAGAGAATGCTCAGAACTCAAAGATACTGATGAATTGTATCGGGAAGCCTACAGCCTGGTGAGTGAAGACAGGAATCAAGAAGGATTAGATCTCATCAAGCATTTTCTTGATGAAAATTCACAAGTATGGAATGCCTGGTTTCTCAAGGGCTGGGCCCTGCGTAAAATGTCTCAATTTGAAGAGGGATTCCAATGTTTTTTAAGGGCGGCGGAACTCAAGGGACCTCAAACTGAGATACTGAATGAACTTGCTATCTGCACCCTGGAGCTCGGAGAATACGACAAGAGCCGCCAATACCTGCAGGAGGCATTGGCCCTTAATTCTGAAGATTTAAAGATAATCTCCAATATGGGAATACTTTGCCTCAAAGAAAACAAGAAAGAAGAAGCCTCAGCCTTCTTCAGAACCGTTCTGGCCTTAGACCCGGAAGACCCAATAGCGACAGAGTATCTCGAATTTATTGAAAATAAGTCAAATAACCCCTAA
- a CDS encoding cell division protein ZapA, which translates to MSDDLLTVNILGVNLTLKAKDDSTQLKQVIWFLNKKIEETRDKHKSVDQLKLSILSSIYIVDELISLKNSQYKTGTDDTLPQTDIVITEEVDRAFQRVLDVLDTSVNE; encoded by the coding sequence ATGAGTGATGACCTGCTTACAGTGAATATTTTGGGTGTAAATCTTACTTTGAAAGCAAAGGATGATTCCACCCAGCTTAAGCAGGTTATCTGGTTTTTAAACAAGAAAATTGAAGAAACCAGGGATAAGCATAAATCGGTTGATCAGTTGAAGCTTTCGATCCTGTCGAGCATATACATTGTAGATGAACTGATCAGTCTTAAAAATTCCCAATATAAAACAGGCACTGACGACACTCTCCCCCAAACTGATATTGTAATTACAGAAGAGGTTGACCGGGCTTTTCAGAGAGTATTAGATGTACTGGATACCAGTGTGAACGAATAA